In Musa acuminata AAA Group cultivar baxijiao chromosome BXJ2-3, Cavendish_Baxijiao_AAA, whole genome shotgun sequence, the following proteins share a genomic window:
- the LOC135607271 gene encoding putative pentatricopeptide repeat-containing protein At3g13770, mitochondrial: MHGRSRVFLLRRIHFKDSDRPRQLSCQTSPPPLPPDSNLKPLCLQGRLHEALSGMATLGTEVRFHGYDALLTACIDRRAFLEGQLVHAHMIKSQYLPSVYLATRLLIMYVKCDSLNDARHMLEAMPERNVVSWTAMISGYSQKGHRAEALELFVKMMEAGQLPDEYTFATVLTSCTGPFGPKHGRQIHSLALKTNFDSHMFVGSSLLDMYAKASEIDDAQRVFDMLPDRDVVSCTAIISGYAQLGLDAEALEVFKLLHKEGIECNYVTFSCLLNALSGLAALDYGRQVHGLVIRCELPFYVVLQNSLIDMYSKCGSLIYSRKIFDNMLERSVISWNAMLAGYGKHGLGSEVVRLFKSMVQEVRPDGVSFLAVLSGCSHGGLVDEGLDFFDFMVNGQRMKPDIGHYGCVIDLLGRAGRIEKALDLMKCMPFEPTTAMWGSLLGACRVHANVSIGEFVAQKLLDIEPENSGNFVILSNIYAAAGRWQDVARVRELMKERTVTKEPGRSWINLDKTMHTFYSSDRSHPQREQINAKIMELYERIKEAGYVPDLSCVLHDVDDEQKESILLGHSEKLAIAFGLMGSTPCKLIRITKNLRICVDCHNFAKYVSKVYARYISLRDSNRFHLIVRGTCTCRDYW, from the exons ATGCACGGTCGAAGCCGCGTTTTCCTGCTCCGCCGTATCCACTTCAAAGACAGCGACCGCCCTCGCCAACTCTCCTGCCAAACGAGCCCGCCGCCGCTCCCGCCAGATTCAAACCTCAAACCCCTCTGCCTCCAAGGTCGactccacgaggcgctgtcgggaATGGCTACGCTCGGCACCGAGGTCAGGTTCCACGGGTACGACGCCCTCCTGACCGCGTGCATCGACCGAAGGGCCTTCCTAGAGGGCCAATTGGTCCACGCCCACATGATCAAGTCCCAGTACCTCCCTTCCGTGTACCTCGCCACCCGGCTGCTCATCATGTATGTGAAGTGCGACTCCTTGAACGACGCTCGCCACATGCTCGAGGCAATGCCTGAAAGGAACGTTGTCTCGTGGACCGCCATGATCTCAGGATATTCTCAGAAGGGTCACCGCGCTGAGGCCTTGGAGCTGTTTGTTAAGATGATGGAAGCCG GTCAATTGCCAGATGAATACACTTTCGCTACGGTGCTCACTTCTTGTACTGGTCCTTTTGGGCCTAAACATGGCAGGCAGATTCATTCCCTAGCACTCAAGACCAACTTTGACTCTCATATGTTTGTTGGGAGTTCATTGCTTGACATGTATGCAAAGGCCAGCGAAATCGATGATGCTCAGAGAGTCTTTGACATGTTGCCTGACAGGGATGTTGTTTCTTGTACTGCCATTATTTCTGGATATGCCCAGTTGGGTCTTGATGCGGAAGCCTTGGAAGTGTTCAAATTACTACATAAAGAGGGAATAGAATGCAACTACGTTACCTTTTCCTGTCTTTTAAATGCACTCTCTGGACTTGCTGCTTTGGATTATGGTCGACAAGTGCATGGTTTGGTAATCAGATGTGAACTTCCATTTTATGTTGTCTTGCAAAACTCTCTGATTGACATGTATTCCAAGTGTGGTAGCTTAATATATTCAAGAAAAATCTTTGACAACATGCTTGAGAGATCTGTGATAAGTTGGAATGCAATGCTTGCAGGATATGGTAAGCATGGTTTAGGGAGTGAGGTTGTTCGTCTCTTTAAGTCCATGGTCCAAGAGGTGAGGCCTGATGGTGTTTCTTTTTTGGCTGTCCTGTCTGGGTGCAGTCACGGTGGATTGGTTGATGAGGGTTTAGATTTTTTTGACTTTATGGTTAATGGTCAAAGGATGAAACCAGATATAGGGCACTATGGATGCGTCATAGATCTACTCGGACGTGCTGGGAGAATAGAGAAGGCTTTGGACTTAATGAAGTGCATGCCCTTTGAACCAACCACAGCCATGTGGGGTTCTCTTCTGGGTGCATGTAGAGTTCATGCTAATGTTTCCATCGGAGAATTTGTTGCTCAAAAGCTTCTCGATATTGAGCCAGAAAATTCAGGGAACTTTGTGATACTCTCTAATATTTATGCTGCTGCTGGAAGATGGCAAGATGTCGCCAGAGTCAGGGAATTGATGAAAGAGAGGACAGTGACAAAAGAACCAGGCAGAAGTTGGATCAATCTTGACAAAACCATGCATACTTTCTATTCCAGTGATCGGTCGCATCCCCAGAGGGAACAGATAAATGCCAAGATTATGGAGCTATATGAAAGGATCAAAGAAGCAGGTTATGTTCCAGACCTTAGCTGTGTATTGCATGATGTGGATGATGAGCAGAAGGAAAGCATCCTGCTTGGACATAGTGAGAAACTGGCAATAGCTTTTGGGTTGATGGGCAGTACCCCTTGCAAGTTGATTCGTATTACAAAGAACCTTCGGATCTGTGTTGATTGTCACAATTTTGCCAAGTATGTGTCAAAGGTATATGCAAGATATATATCTCTGAGGGATAGCAACCGATTCCACCTAATTGTCAGAGGGACTTGTACCTGTAGAGACTACTGGTGA
- the LOC103977945 gene encoding zinc finger A20 and AN1 domain-containing stress-associated protein 8, translating into MEHDETGCQAREGPILCINNCGFFGSAATMNLCSKCHKDMILKQEQAKMAASSIDSLVNGNGNGSGSGKEPVVSGNAVVAVGSMEPKVISAQSSDALASNEAGEAKAKEGPNRCGTCRKRVGLTGFSCRCGNLFCAVHRYSDKHDCQFDYRKAAQDAIAKANPVIKAEKLDKI; encoded by the coding sequence ATGGAGCACGATGAGACCGGATGCCAAGCACGTGAAGGACCAATCCTTTGCATCAACAACTGTGGATTCTTCGGAAGTGCCGCAACCATGAACTTGTGCTCCAAGTGCCACAAGGACATGATTCTCAAGCAGGAACAGGCCAAGATGGCGGCATCCTCGATCGACAGCCTCGTGAATGGCAATGGCAATGGCAGTGGCAGTGGAAAAGAGCCCGTCGTTTCGGGTAATGCTGTTGTTGCTGTTGGCTCCATGGAGCCGAAAGTGATTTCAGCACAGTCATCCGATGCTTTAGCCTCAAACGAGGCCGGAGAGGCAAAGGCGAAGGAGGGTCCAAACAGGTGTGGCACCTGCAGGAAACGCGTTGGTCTGACTGGTTTCAGTTGTCGGTGTGGGAACCTTTTCTGTGCTGTGCACCGCTACTCGGATAAGCACGACTGCCAATTCGACTACCGAAAGGCGGCCCAGGATGCAATTGCCAAAGCAAACCCTGTCATTAAGGCCGAAAAGCTTGATAAGATCTAG